One region of Bacterioplanoides sp. SCSIO 12839 genomic DNA includes:
- a CDS encoding tetratricopeptide repeat protein encodes MTLRLLPVFTRLRLLTATLSLPLLISGCAALQSESTPPSEPQTLAVANQSEATGLEEQYRPIPADTLYSLLVAEVAGQRQRYDISLYHYMTQARKTQDADISERAARIAQYVGSGELAGEALAIWLQQKPDDPAAHQAAAQLAMDAGDYSRALIHIEQLYILAGISQFDYLAANATRVPNPQKQQLLDELTSLNSRYSDNANLFQARAILEQQLGLFDAALEHNKQALSLEPEFLAAKVQRARLLTQMGRTEDAIDWLTDLQQDYPDHKGVAVLRARLLLQQRRMNDALTAFDQLHQNFPRDMAILLSLSLLEEEIGDPQRAKQHLQTLLNSGSHTNEANYYLGKIAEENNQSEEAISYYRRVESGREFLPAHLHAAELLTDTQGLQVARDYLNDLRGAYPKQTSPLTRIEVEILSNADQKEEAMLLLTQALSISPDDHDLLYTRAMLAEQLDDLQQLEQDLRHLISLDPNNAEALNALGYTLADRTGRWQEALPLVEKALSLSPDNPAIIDSLGWIYFRAGDLEKARPLLKKAFEMMTDHEIAAHYGELLWISGNKEEARQVWQQGLNSHPESNLIQETLQRLNVDNPPSAEQVEQ; translated from the coding sequence GTGACACTACGCCTGTTACCTGTTTTCACCCGGTTGCGCCTGTTAACCGCAACACTCAGCTTGCCATTACTGATCAGTGGTTGTGCTGCTCTTCAATCAGAATCAACACCGCCTTCTGAGCCACAAACCCTGGCTGTGGCTAATCAATCGGAAGCGACAGGGCTGGAAGAGCAGTACCGTCCTATCCCGGCCGATACGCTGTATTCGCTGTTGGTTGCTGAAGTAGCGGGTCAACGTCAACGCTATGATATCTCGTTGTATCACTACATGACTCAAGCGAGAAAAACTCAGGATGCGGACATTTCGGAGCGCGCCGCCCGAATTGCTCAATACGTTGGCAGCGGCGAATTAGCCGGAGAAGCGCTGGCCATCTGGTTGCAGCAGAAACCGGATGACCCCGCGGCTCATCAGGCCGCAGCTCAGCTGGCCATGGACGCCGGTGATTATTCGCGTGCTCTGATCCATATCGAACAACTTTATATTCTGGCAGGAATCAGTCAATTTGATTACCTGGCGGCTAACGCAACACGAGTTCCTAACCCTCAAAAGCAGCAATTGCTGGATGAGTTAACCAGTCTAAATAGCCGTTACTCGGACAATGCCAACCTGTTTCAAGCCAGGGCTATTCTTGAACAGCAACTTGGGCTGTTCGATGCTGCACTGGAACATAATAAGCAAGCGTTGTCATTAGAGCCTGAATTTCTCGCCGCCAAGGTTCAGCGCGCCCGTTTACTGACACAAATGGGCCGCACTGAGGATGCCATCGACTGGCTTACAGACCTCCAGCAGGACTACCCTGATCATAAAGGTGTTGCTGTTTTACGTGCACGCCTGTTACTTCAACAACGTCGCATGAATGATGCGCTGACTGCTTTTGATCAGCTGCATCAGAACTTTCCGCGTGATATGGCCATTTTATTATCGCTCTCCTTATTGGAAGAAGAGATTGGCGACCCACAACGAGCAAAACAACATCTGCAAACATTATTAAACAGCGGCTCTCATACCAATGAAGCCAATTATTATCTGGGCAAAATCGCCGAAGAAAATAACCAGTCAGAAGAAGCCATAAGCTATTACCGCCGGGTTGAGTCCGGACGTGAATTCCTGCCGGCTCATTTACATGCCGCAGAGTTACTCACAGACACCCAGGGACTGCAGGTTGCCCGTGACTACCTGAACGACCTGCGTGGTGCGTACCCCAAACAAACCAGCCCACTGACACGAATTGAAGTCGAGATACTCAGTAATGCGGATCAAAAAGAAGAAGCCATGTTATTACTGACACAAGCACTCAGCATCAGTCCAGATGATCATGACCTTTTGTACACCAGAGCAATGCTGGCTGAGCAGCTCGATGATCTGCAACAATTGGAACAGGATCTGCGCCACCTGATCAGCCTGGACCCAAACAATGCCGAAGCTCTGAATGCCCTGGGTTATACCCTGGCCGACCGTACCGGCCGCTGGCAGGAAGCACTGCCTCTGGTCGAAAAAGCCCTGAGCTTATCCCCGGATAATCCGGCCATCATTGATAGCCTTGGTTGGATATATTTCCGCGCGGGTGATCTGGAAAAAGCCCGTCCGCTGCTAAAAAAAGCGTTTGAGATGATGACAGATCATGAAATTGCGGCGCATTACGGCGAACTATTGTGGATATCCGGTAATAAAGAAGAAGCACGTCAGGTATGGCAGCAAGGCCTGAACAGCCATCCGGAAAGTAATTTGATTCAGGAAACCCTGCAGCGTCTGAATGTGGATAACCCACCGTCTGCAGAGCAGGTAGAACAATAA